In Pannonibacter sp. XCT-53, the sequence TGGTTCTCGCGGATGCCTTCAAAGTCGGCGATGTCCTTGATGCGCGAGGCGGCCGAGGCCGCCGTGGCCAGGCAGGCCAGGAGCACGAAAACGGCGCCGAAGCGGAACAGGTTGGCAGACGTCATTCGGGGTGATCCGGACATGAGTGTTTGCCGGCCTCTATGCGAGAGGCGTGCCACAGTGTGCGCCGGTTTCGGGATCTTGTCTTAAGGCTCTGGAGATATTGGTTAAATTTCTCTGAACTCACACCGCGCCATGTGGCTCCCGGGGATAGAGGCCGGGCGAGCGGCGGCAAAAGTTGCCGGGGAAGGGGCGATCGCTTAGTCTGGCCGGGAAGAAAATGACGGGCAGCCGGCCCGGATCAGCCGTCCTCGTCGTCGCCGTGCGCGGTCCGGAGATCTCCCCCGGCGTCCGGTACCCCGAGGGATCCGATGGCGGGGCGGAGCGCCCGGAACCGTCACGCCGAAAGGGATCTGCTCATGCGCATCACCGGGAACCCGCCGATTTCCTCCGTCCAGGGCAAGGGCGGCAAGAAGCGCGCGGGCGGCGGCAGTGACGGCTTCTTCATTTCCAGCGAGGCCGAGACCGCAGCCGCCTCCACGACCAGCTCGGCCACCGCGCTTGGCGGGATCGACGCTCTGCTGGCGCTGCAAGAGGTGGATGTCCAGCCGGATGAGCGCGACATTGCCAGCCGGCGCGGCCATTCCCTGCTCGATGCGCTCGACGCGCTGCGGGCCGATCTGCTCGGCGGTCTGGTGCCGACCGGTCGCCTCGACGAGATGGCGGCGGTGCTGAAAGACCGTCAGCCGAGCGGTGACGCGCGGCTTGACGGGGTGATCGACGAGATCGAATTGCGAGTGAAGGTTGAGCTCGCCAAGCTTGGCAAATTCACCGAGTGAGCCGGCGAAGGACTGGGCAAGGATCCGCCTCGCATTTCTTAACCAATTGATACCAAAGCCGAATTCGTTAACATTTTTTTCAGGAACAGCCGTTGTCCGCGCACCGAACGAGGGATATATTGCGCCCGTCCTAACGGTAACCGGAGTTTTCGATGACGGTTGAACTTGAGTCTGATTATCGACCTTCCGAGGACGAGCCGTTCATGAACGAGCGGCAGCGCGAGTATTTCCGCAACAAGCTGCTTGCCTGGAAAGAGGACATCCTGCGGGAAAGCCGCGAGACGCTGGCCCACCTTCAGGAAGAAAGCCAGAACCATCCCGACTTTGCCGACCGTGCCTCCTCCGAGACTGACCGGTCGATCGAACTGCGGGCCCGCGACCGGCAGCGCAAGCTGATCT encodes:
- the dksA gene encoding RNA polymerase-binding protein DksA, whose protein sequence is MTVELESDYRPSEDEPFMNERQREYFRNKLLAWKEDILRESRETLAHLQEESQNHPDFADRASSETDRSIELRARDRQRKLISKIDAALERIEDGSYGYCEETGEPISVKRLDARPIATLSIEAQEAHERREKVYRDD
- a CDS encoding flagellar assembly protein FliX yields the protein MRITGNPPISSVQGKGGKKRAGGGSDGFFISSEAETAAASTTSSATALGGIDALLALQEVDVQPDERDIASRRGHSLLDALDALRADLLGGLVPTGRLDEMAAVLKDRQPSGDARLDGVIDEIELRVKVELAKLGKFTE